The DNA window CACATTTGTTTTGAAAGACATTTAAACTATTAGAGTTGTAGTCGAAAGTTTAcatgaatgtgcaaaatgttaaaggttgtatcagcgatttctagcccaaaacataaagtgtcaatttcagctgatctttcttcacgatccgctcgctgcctgccccataaatcttggaccctaggctgaccagagagacgcgtttttttcacagacaatttatggggcaggcagtgagcggatcgtgaagaaaggtcagctgaaattgagactttatgttttaggctagaaatcgctgatacaacctttaattagagggatcatacaaaattcatgttattttttatttagtactgacctgaataagatatttcacataaaatatgttgacatatagtccacaagagaaaaaaaatactgaatttaGATAAAGTAccctgttcaaacgtttacatacatttgattcttaatactgtgttgttacctgaatgtttagtgatagttgttcatgagtcccttgtttgtcctaaataattaaactgcccgctgttcttcagaaaaatccttcaggtcccacaaattctttggtttttcagcatttttgtgtatttcaaccctttccaacaatgactgtatgactttgacatctatcttttcacactgaggacaactgagggactcatatgcaacttacagaaggttcaaaccctcacaggaaaaacaatgcattaagagccgggggtgtaaacttttgatcggAATGAGGATGTAAAGGCTTTAAAGCTAACAAGTTTATGGTCACCTAATAATAGGCTATgcctgaggtaaatgtgacttaAGTAACATTGTTTAGaagctgttatattgacatcTTTGTGTGTTTGAAAAACGGATTGAGCAATTACATGAGACTGGATATGGATTctgtaagttgtactctttcttttaacatacctttgaatgtttattcatatttattttgtgcTGAAACGTATTAAAGAGGAGACGATCAGTTCACTgctgcttctcttgaactgaggtgctacagcgatctgtcattcCACTTTAAACAGCgcaaaacggcatttattgtttgaatactgtaataaaatggaccaAATCTaagtttcatatcaaaagtaacaaagcacaaagcttacaATGCtccattcattaactgaaaacggACTAGATTTGGGATTAAAAATCTATTTCGTTTCGTAAAAGTCAATATTTTTACCCAGCTATAATATCATTAACTAAGATACATTGAATTATTTGACTAATATATGTTGATAATTGTTACCTTTATTAATGCTTACAGGAGTCTAAAGTGATCTATATAACAACAGCTTAAAATATATGgtaccatggaccacaaaaccagtcataagggaaaatattttgaaattgagatttatacatcatctgaaacccGAATAAATAAGAACAGAAAGATAGAAAATACATACTGAACAATATTTaaccgaaatacaactatttgaaaagattaaaaaaatatattgagaaaatcaccattaaagttgtccaaatgaagttcttagctatgcctattactaatcaaaaatatgttttgatatatttacggtaggaaatttatggGAGGtgaaattatgactggttttgtggtccagagtcacatattatatcaataaatattgtgtaaaaatatgcagtaaatgtaaatatacagtAAAGAACTAAAAAACCTTCCAGTTAAGACATTAAAGAAATCCAGAACAGTTAAAAGATGGGACTTACTATGACTGTGAGGACCAACAGGTACGACAGCATGATGAGCAAATGAACCGAAAGACTAAAAGTTATGCTTTAAACAACACAATCATTTTGATTTTGCAAACATTACATGAAGTATTACCAAAGAATAAGCAGTAAATTTGTGGTCAGACAGTGGCAGCAAAACTAATGGCGAAACACAGCTGGTAAACAGTACAATTTTCCTTTACTCATGGACCACTCAAAGGTGTCCACAGAGATAAGAAGAAGATTGCAATAGACCCTGCTTGCTTCATCCAAAAGAAATGAAGAAATTGGTCTCGGCTTTTTATCGGATATTTCCCCATAATGATATGACTTTAAAACTGCTTCAGCCACACAACGTTGTTTATTCTAAGGTTATAGGCTCCCCTTTACCTTCAGACATGAGTCGGTCTAATATATTCATTTTGATGATCATCATCCCTCTAACTTTCTTTCAGGTAAGAAAGATAAAATCCCTTTACAATTAATAAATATTGGCAGTATATTTAATACCGTCTTATAAATTCAGGGCGCATACATTCTCAGTTTAAAAGTGTTTCAGGCTGTTGGTTGTTGTATAACATTTTATTTCCTTTGATTTGGTCTTCACAGTCAGTGAGAGGAAAAGACTGCGTGTGCGATCTCAAAAATTCAGATCCTGCTTTCCCTGAGCGCAGACTAACTAAAGTAGAGACCAATGCAGCACAATGCATTGAGACCATCACTACTGAAAaggtattttttttctcattttatctTTTGTTCAAATTAATTgacattttaaatctaaaattaataatgtaaatgtaattatcTGCAGATGACGGATTTAGACAAGCTTGTACTGGGTCTACAACAGCGTATCAAGGAACTAGAGAACAATGTGGTCATGCTAGAAACGGAGAATGACAAGAATTTGTATGGGGCTGTTTCTCTGCGCATCATTGAGTTAGAGATGGCCGAAATTCAGGGCCTCCTCAACAAACTCAACCGGACCACCAGCGATTACCATCATCTCAGTGTACAGGCTGCAGCTCAGGTGAGTTGCTATACAAAACTGGTATATAATTACTGTAGTTATTCTTTTGTTGATGTACACTAAGAAGAATTTTCCTCAGAGAAAATCTAATTGGCTTCTTTTTTCATATGTTGAAACCATTTAGTTTTATTAGgcacatacagttgaggtaaaaagtacatacatattgcagaatctgcaaaatgttaattatttgactaaaataggagggatcatataaaatgtacgttatttttttatttattactgacctgaataagacatttcacagaaaagacatttacatatagtcaacacgagaaaatatgaatttataaaaataaccctgttcaaaagtttacatacgcttgattcttaatactgtgttgttacctgattaatccacagctgttttgtttttttgtttagtgatagatgttcatgagtcccttgtttgtcctgaacagttaaactggctgctgttctttagaaaaatccttcaggtttcacaaattcttttttattttttattttttggtgctttagaaagaaacacaatgcattaagagctggggtaggggtgaaaacttttagaatttgaagatcagggtaaatttaacttattttgtcttctggaaagcatgtaagtatcttctgtagcttagggcagtaataaatggataaaaatattatatttggacaaaataagaaaaagaatTACACATTTTgattctgctcaaaagttttcaccccccggctctaaatgcatggtttttccttctggagtatcagtgagcgtttgaaccttctgtgatagttgcacatgagtctctttgttgtcctcagtgtgaaaagatggatctcaaaatcatacagtcattgctggaaatggttcaaataaacaaaaatgatgaaaaactaaagaatttgtggaacctaaaggatttttctgaagaacagtgggtagtttaactgttcaggacaaacaagggactcatgaacaactatcactaaacaacaacagctgtggatcattcaggcaacaacacagtattaagaatcaagcgtatatgtaaaaaaaaaatttctcttgtggactatatatgaacttattttttgtgaaatatcttattcaggtcagtaccaaataaaaaataacttgaattttgtatgagccctcttattttggtaaaataattaacattttgcaggtatAAATGAAGAATTATaagtgttatttttattaaaagcTTGAAGAAATGAAGGACACAATGGCGGAGCTGGAAAAGTTTGACAACATGCAGGTGATAAAGAAAGATCGAGAGAACCAGCGCTTTAAAAGAGACCTGGAACAGTGCAAAAATGAGCACAAGGCTACATTACCACCTCCTATAGTTCCTCCAGGTACCCCAATACTCCCTCAACTCATGCTTTCTGAGCATTTTACATTATTAACCAGCTGATATCTTCTGTGTTTTTAGCccgctgtggtctgggtcagcTTGTCAACGTGGCAGGACCTAGAACATATTCCCTCACACCATACGGCACCTCCTACCCTTATGGTGCTTGGGGTCGAGATGCGAAACCCGCTCCAGGAGATGAGAACAAGTACTGGCTAGTGGTGCTGACAAGCAGTAACGTATATGGCCACTATGTCCGCCAGTACGGCACCTTGAGTACTCTTTTATTAGGTATAGGACCAACAGATACATACATATCAAGCTCCAATCCCACAACAAACACAATTCAAGGGCCAAACATGGTTATGTATGCCAATGCGCTCTACTATAACTGTTACTACACATACTCCGTCTGTCAGTTCAACATGACGACTCGTACTATCAGTACTGTGGCTTTACCTAGTGATACAGGTTATAATAGCAAGTTTCCATTCGGACACCTCGCCTTAACATACAGCTATACTGATATTGATTTTGCCACAGATGAATCTGGTGTCTATGTTATATACGCAACCACAAGCAACTTTGGAAATGTGGTTATCCGTAAAGTCGAGACTAGTAACCCGCCAGTTTTGAACCAAACATGGTTCACTTCTCTTTACAAAACGACTGCCACAAACACCTTCATGGTGTGCGGTGTGCTTTTTGCTACTCGCTACCTGGATAAAGAAACAGAACAGATCTTTTACTCCTATGACACTAAAACAAAGGAAGAGCGCTTTGATTTGAAAATTAATATCAAGAAGATGCAGACTAATATTGAGTTTCTTAACTATGACCCCCGAGATAATTTGCTGTATGTCTACAGTGACGCCTACATTGTAACTTATGAGCTTGTCTTTCAATAAGTCTCCAACCACTTGATCTGAGACACGAGAATAAGGCTGCATCCTATTTCACATACTGTCTGTACTGTATAGTATGCAAGATTAAAATGAGTTAtcttatggtaaaaaaaaagaaaccctGATAGTACTGTAGACAGCAGTTTTTTTAGTGTGTATTTGAAGATAATGAATTTAGGTGCTAATGCAAGGGAATTAATATATTAGTTGGTATTTTTTTTGACAGATTGTAACATTTTTAATTGCAACATTTTTCTTTGGTATCAAGATGCAATTTTGTCAAATCTAGTTGTATACGCGTGATTACACGTGTCTTATTTTGCCATACATTCAAAATTCTGTATTTTCCCCATTACCAGTGAAGAATGTACTTTTACTTTATAGAAGTATGTGAATTGAAATCCAGCCTGTAAATGTTTTTTTCGCTATGCACACATCTTTAAATGCTTGGA is part of the Garra rufa chromosome 25, GarRuf1.0, whole genome shotgun sequence genome and encodes:
- the LOC141302023 gene encoding olfactomedin-4-like → MKKLVSAFYRIFPHNDMTLKLLQPHNVVYSKVIGSPLPSDMSRSNIFILMIIIPLTFFQSVRGKDCVCDLKNSDPAFPERRLTKVETNAAQCIETITTEKMTDLDKLVLGLQQRIKELENNVVMLETENDKNLYGAVSLRIIELEMAEIQGLLNKLNRTTSDYHHLSVQAAAQLEEMKDTMAELEKFDNMQVIKKDRENQRFKRDLEQCKNEHKATLPPPIVPPARCGLGQLVNVAGPRTYSLTPYGTSYPYGAWGRDAKPAPGDENKYWLVVLTSSNVYGHYVRQYGTLSTLLLGIGPTDTYISSSNPTTNTIQGPNMVMYANALYYNCYYTYSVCQFNMTTRTISTVALPSDTGYNSKFPFGHLALTYSYTDIDFATDESGVYVIYATTSNFGNVVIRKVETSNPPVLNQTWFTSLYKTTATNTFMVCGVLFATRYLDKETEQIFYSYDTKTKEERFDLKINIKKMQTNIEFLNYDPRDNLLYVYSDAYIVTYELVFQ